From a region of the Triticum aestivum cultivar Chinese Spring chromosome 7D, IWGSC CS RefSeq v2.1, whole genome shotgun sequence genome:
- the LOC123166669 gene encoding uncharacterized protein — translation MAEDGDCCVAVAVAEAAGIICSLRAADLAGWTPPWKTSGPPSSEAATKEETAWPAVARGKRTRASRSGSAANKNKGRWARGSPASPLDYSGGSGSGASTSGGEDGAFCSPPATVAIAAPASSSLAKVGSAGGARRPLILPVPPPRTAGQRSRKKMRLPEVQQLVQSLSAENVGLRQEMESLQRACRALSKENGRLETRLEHSSSSSKRRRVGSEEEERRQRKPQQAGGGFVLPDLNFPAQDVADAPAAAH, via the exons ATGGCGGAGGATGGCGACTGCTGTGTTGCGGTGGCGGTGGCCGAGGCGGCGGGCATCATCTGCTCGCTCCGCGCGGCCGACCTCGCCGGGTGGACGCCGCCCTGGAAGACCAGCGGGCCGCCGTCGTCCGAAGCCGCGACGAAGGAGGAGACGGCCTGGCCGGCGGTGGCGCGGGGGAAGCGGACGCGCGCATCGCGCTCCGGCTCGGCGGCCAACAAGAACAAGGGGAGATGGGCACGCGGCAGCCCCGCGTCTCCGCTCGACTACAGCGGCGGGTCCGGCTCCGGCGCGTCCACcagcggcggcgaggacggcgccttctgctcgccgccggcgacggtCGCCATCGCCGCCCCAGCTTCTTCCTCCTTGGCCAAG GTTGGCTCTGCCGGAGGAGCACGGCGCCCGTTGATCCTGCCGgtgccgccgccccgcaccgccggCCAGAGGTCGCGGAAGAAGATG AGGCTCCCGGAGGTGCAGCAGCTGGTGCAGTCCCTGTCGGCAGAGAACGTCGGCCTTCGCCAG GAGATGGAGTCGCTGCAGAGGGCCTGCAGGGCGCTGTCCAAGGAGAACGGCAGACTAGAG ACAAGGCTGGAGCATTCTTCTTCGTCAAGCAAGCGGAGGAGGGTCGGGTCCgaagaggaggagcggcgacaaAGGAAGCCGCAGCAAGCCGGTGGCGGCTTCGTGCTCCCTGACCTCAACTTTCCGGCGCAGGATGTCGCCGACGCACCAGCGGCGGCTCACTGA